The segment GCCGGCGCCGCCGGCGTGGCGGGCGGGGACGGCGTTGCGACCGTCGGCTTCCTGCTCTCGGCCGAGGGCGAGCCGCTGCTCACGGCGCCCAAGATTTCTCCGGACCTGGTGACCGGGTTCGGCGCGGATGCGACCGCCGCCACCGGGCAGCCCGCCGAATTCAAGGTTGCGAGCACCGGCATCGGCCAGGTGGGCATACTGCCGGGCGAGGACGTGCTGTTCGCGCACTATGCGCGCGCGCTTACCTGGGCCGGCGCCGAGGTCATCCTCAACCCGGTGGCCGAGGTCGGCGATCACCTGTTCGAGTCGCGCCGCAACGCCCGCCGGGCCCGCGCCTGGGAAAACACATCGTACGTGGCCGTCGCCGGGGCCGTGGGCGGAACGCCGAACGGGCCGGCCTGCTCCAGCCTGATCGACTTCGCCGGCGCGACCACGCACGCCGCCGGGGAGGCGGACGTGCTGCTGCCCGACCTCGATATCGAGCGGCTGAGGCGCCGGCGCAACGACATCTTCGCCGTGCAGCCGCTGCATCTCAGGGCCAACCTCTATGCCGACGGCTACAAGCGGCTGAGCGACAGGCGTCCCGAACCGCTTCCGAGCACTCCCCGCGGCCGCGAAGCATGGATTGCCGAGTGCGAGCGGAGGCTGGCGCAGAACCCCGCCCCCTCGCGCACCGACCGCATCGAGCAATACGACGTGATCCTCACGCAGACCGTCGGCAAGATCATCAAGCGGGAACACGACGCGGACGATCTCAGGCGCGACAATACGCAGCGGGCGCTGCGGCTGGCCGAGCGGCTGGCGTCGAACCCGAGCATCAAGCTGGCCGTGTTTCCCGAGTTCTTCATGCACGGCCAGGGCGGACACGGCTTTCGCTCGCCGATCACGCTGCAGCGCCTGGCCATCCGCTATCCGGGCCCGGAAATGGAACTGCTGCAGGATTTCGCTCTCAAGCACAAGATCTTCATTGCCGGGTCCACGTTCGAAATCGACGACCGGCTTCCCGGGCACGTGTTCAACTCGGCCTTCATCCTCGATGACACCGGCAATCTGATTCATCGCTACCGCAAGATCCAGTGCGCCGACGTGTGGGGCTCGCTTCCCGACACCACGCCGAGCAGCGTCTACGACCGCTACCTGGACATATTCGGTTACGACTTCCTTTTCCCGGTGGCCGATACGCGCATCGGCAGGCTGGCGACGATGGTCTGCTTCGACCAGGCCCATCCGGAAATCGCGCGCATGCTCACGAAGTACGGGGCCGAAGTGATCCTCCATCCCACGTCCGAGGGGCACGGCAGCCAGCGGTCCGGCTGGGACGCCGCGCGCATGACGCGCGCGTTCGAGAACACCGCCTACGTGCTCTCTCCGATGCCCGGGTCGGAGTTCTTCCATCACGGCAACGGCGAGTTCCCGACCAGCCAGATGCGCGGGCACTCGAAGGCCGTCAACTTCGACGGCACGATCCAGGGCGTTGCGGACGGGCCGGGAGGTTGCATACTCACCGCTACCGTTGACCTGAAGGCTCTGCAAAGGGCCCGCGCCAACGCTCTGACGAACCTGCCGCTGTGGGACGACCCCGAGGTCTATGCTCATATCTACGCGGGCGAGGTCGGACTGCCCAACAACCTCTGGGGACCCGATCCGCTGGAGAACCCGTATATCGGGTTTGGCCCGCTGAAGGAGCGCCTCGAAAGCTTCTATGCGCGGGGCGTGTTCGTGCGGCCCAGCGGCGTCGATCCGGACGCGCCGGTCACCTCAAGCCGCGTCTACGGGCCGGCCCTCAAACCCAGGGAGTCCACGCGGCTCGCGGACCAGGAACGGCTGGAAGGCGAATCGATACAGGTCTAGGCACAATGCCTCCGGCCCGAGCACGCTACCCTGGGAACGAAGGCGTCTCGCCTTCGAGGAGGGCGGGACGCCCTCCTTCCCAATAGGGGCTGAGGCGTGAAGCGCAGGCAGGTACTGAAGGGAGCGCTCTCGCTTTCGGCGCTGTCGCTCTCGTACCCGCTGCTGCGGCCGGTAAAGGGGCTTGCGGCGGAAAAGACCTCGGTGGTCGTGATCGGCGGCGGGCTGAGCGGCCTGAACTGCGCGCTGCTGCTGTCCGAATTCGGACTCGACGTGATCGTGCTCGAGGGCTCGCAACGCGTCGGCGGACGGGCCTACACCGCCGACGGCGTGGAGACGCGCCCCGAATACGGCGCCAGCCAGATCGGCCGGTCTTATGCCCGCGCGCTCGACCTCTGCTCGCGCCTGGACCTGGAGCTGATACCCCAGGACCGCTTCATCATGCCGATGTCCAACTGCGTGGGCGGAACCTGGGTGCGGTCCGGGGACTGGGCCGACTCGCCGGTCAACAAACTGGCGGACGACGAGCGCGAGATACCGCCGTCGCTGGTGGGCATGACGCTGCTCGGCCGGCTGAACCCGCTGAAGGAGCTGGACGACTGGCTTTCGCCCGAGTTCTTCTCCTACGACGTCTCGATTCTCGAGCTGCTCCAGAAGAGCGGCGCCTCGCCCGAGGCTCTCCGGCTCGCGGGCTATTACCTGGACCTGCGCTCGACTTCCAGCCTCGCGATCATGCAGGAGCGCACCCGCACCGTGTTCGACGCGAACTTCGGAAGGTCGCAGTCGGAGAGCAAGGAAACCGCATTCGGCTTGGGTGGAACCAACGAGGAGGACGAGGAGATTCCGGCCATCCGCAACATCGCCGGCGGCACTTCAAGACTGCCCGAAGCCATGGCCGCTGCGCTCGGCGACCGGGTCCGGCTGGGCAAGATCGCTGCGGCCATCGACATGTCCGGATCGGGCGCCGAGGTCCGCTGCCTGGACGGCAGCCGCTACCGGGCCGATTTCGTGGTGTCCGCGGTTCCGTTCTCGACGCTGCGCAATATTTCGGTATCGCCGGGTTTCTCCGGGCGCCAGGCCGAAGCGGTGCTTGAGCTGGGCTACCGCGGCACGACACGCGCGTACGGCCTAGTAGAGGAACCGTACTGGGAAGAGGATGGCCTGGAGCCGTCGTTCTGGACCGACGGCACGGTGCAGACGATGTGGGTCATGGAGAAGCGGCCGGGAGAGGACCGGCACCGGTTCATCCTGACCTTCACCGGAATGACCTCGGCGCGAATCGACCAGTTGCCGAACGACCAGGCCCTGGCCCTGATCGAATCCGAAATCGCCCGCGTCCGGCCGGCCGCGGCGGGCAAATTCCGCTTCATGGCTCTGTACGGCTGGCGCAAGCACCCCCTGATCCAGGGCTGCCGCCACATGTTCGCGCCCGGCCAGATCGCCCGCTTCGCGCGGGAAATGATCGTGCCGCACCAGAGGCTACACTTCGCCGGCGAACACACCAGGCGGATGGAATTCGGGATGGAATCGGCGCTGGAAAGCGGCGAGCGCGCGGCGGTCGAAATCCTTCAGCGGGCATGAATACAGCAATGAGAAAAAACACGTTTGGCGCGAGCGTCCTGTGCGCGGCCCTGTTCCTCGGATTCGCAGTCCTTCCTTCCACGTTCGCGGCCGACGATGCGGCGCCGGCCGGGGAGGCCGTAACGGCCGAGCCGCCTGACCCCCGGCTGGTCGCGCGCGGCAAGCGGCTCTACGTGTTCTGCCAGGCCTGCCACGCAACCGAGGAGGTCCAGGGCAGCAAGATCGGGCCGAACCTGGCCGGCATCATGGACCGGCAGGTAGCCATCCTCGAGGATACGCTGTATTCCGATGCACTGAAGCAGCAGGATTTTGTCTGGGATGACGAAAAAATGGACATCTGGCTGCTGCGTCCCGCCGACCTGGTCCCAGGCACCTCCATGGGCTTCGTGGGCCTGCCTCAAAAACAGAACCGCGAGGCCATCATCGCCTACCTCAAAACGCTTTAGCTTGAAGTAGCAGCCGGCGCGCCTTCCGTAGCGGCGATATTCAGCCGGTAGGTGACGGCGAGCGCGAGCAGCAGGCTGGCGCCGGCTGCGATCAGCGCTACCGCGGGACTGGTGCCGCGCGCCACCGCGCCCCAGATCAGCCCGCCGCCGGCCAGGCTGGCGGTCCCCAGCGTGTAGATGAACGACAGGCCGCGCCCGCGAATGGCCGGATCGAGCTGCATCTGGGCGGCGACCATGATGCTGTTCAGGCAAAACAGCCAGCCCGCGCCGATGCAGGCCAGAAGCGGCCCGGCCAGCAGCGGCCGGTCAACCAGGCCGTACACCATGATGCAGGCCGCGCTCACCAGGAGGGCGCCGTTGAGCCTGTTGTTGAGCCGCCGGTAGCCCAGCCTCGCGATAACCAGCACGCCCAGCAGCGAGCCCGCGCCGAAGCAGCCGTACATGATCCCGTAGGTCTCGCTGTTGTCGAAACGCACGGCCATCAGGGCGGGAATGGCCGCGGCGCAGGCGAAGAAGGTGGACAGCCGGATGAGCACGTTGCGCTTCCAGGGCGTCAGCGCGGCGAACAGCACACCCTCCTTTATGGCGGCAAGGAACCCCTCCGGCTTCGCCCCGCGATCGACTTGCTCCGGGTGATAGCGCATGAACAGGAACAGGAGAACGATCAGGGCCATGATGGCCGTGTTCAGCGCGAGGACGGCGGCCACGCCCAGACCGGCGATGATCGCTCCCGCGAGCGCCGGGCCCACCAGGCGGGATCCGTTCTGGGCCACATTGTTGAGACTGACCGCCGCGGGAATCTGGTTCGTTTGCACCATTTCGGGTATCAGCGCCGCGATCGCGGGCATGCGCATCGACAGCCCAATGGAAATCAGGGGCATGCAGATCAGCAGGGACAGCGGCGTTATCCGTCCGGTCCAGGTCAGCCAAAGCAACACGCCCATGCTGGCGGCAAGCCAGGCGTGGGTCCACATCATCCCGCGGCGCCGGTCCGAGAGGTCGGCGATCACTCCGGCGGGAATGACCAGGAACATGATCGGAAGCTGCAGCGCGGTATATACGGCCGCAACGGCCAGGGGATCGGCGTCGGTCATGACCCGCATCTGCCAGGCGCAGGCGACCTCCGTCATCCAGAACGCGGTCAGCGACAGCGTGTTGGCCACCCAGAGCATCGAGAACCCCGGATTGCTCAGGGGCGACAGCATGCCGGGCGTCCGGGTCGAGTCATTCACGGCGCGGTAATGTTAGACGCTTGTGATAGATTGAAGCGCCGCAGGGACCTTTCAGGCCCGCTGCGCCAGCTTCCACGGGGACCAAGAAGCATGAAAACAAGACACCTTCTGATGTCGTTCGTCGCACTCGCGCTGGCGCTGCCGTTCAGTCAGCCGTCGTTTGCCCAGGGCGTGGAGCTCGAGGAAATCGTCGTCACGGCGCGCAAGCGCAGCGAATCGCTGCTGGAAATTCCGATCACGATATCCGCGTTCAGCGCGGAACAGATTGAACGGGCCGGCTACACGACGATCGCCGACCTC is part of the Gammaproteobacteria bacterium genome and harbors:
- a CDS encoding FAD-dependent oxidoreductase; the encoded protein is MKRRQVLKGALSLSALSLSYPLLRPVKGLAAEKTSVVVIGGGLSGLNCALLLSEFGLDVIVLEGSQRVGGRAYTADGVETRPEYGASQIGRSYARALDLCSRLDLELIPQDRFIMPMSNCVGGTWVRSGDWADSPVNKLADDEREIPPSLVGMTLLGRLNPLKELDDWLSPEFFSYDVSILELLQKSGASPEALRLAGYYLDLRSTSSLAIMQERTRTVFDANFGRSQSESKETAFGLGGTNEEDEEIPAIRNIAGGTSRLPEAMAAALGDRVRLGKIAAAIDMSGSGAEVRCLDGSRYRADFVVSAVPFSTLRNISVSPGFSGRQAEAVLELGYRGTTRAYGLVEEPYWEEDGLEPSFWTDGTVQTMWVMEKRPGEDRHRFILTFTGMTSARIDQLPNDQALALIESEIARVRPAAAGKFRFMALYGWRKHPLIQGCRHMFAPGQIARFAREMIVPHQRLHFAGEHTRRMEFGMESALESGERAAVEILQRA
- a CDS encoding c-type cytochrome; this translates as MNTAMRKNTFGASVLCAALFLGFAVLPSTFAADDAAPAGEAVTAEPPDPRLVARGKRLYVFCQACHATEEVQGSKIGPNLAGIMDRQVAILEDTLYSDALKQQDFVWDDEKMDIWLLRPADLVPGTSMGFVGLPQKQNREAIIAYLKTL
- a CDS encoding MFS transporter, with translation MNDSTRTPGMLSPLSNPGFSMLWVANTLSLTAFWMTEVACAWQMRVMTDADPLAVAAVYTALQLPIMFLVIPAGVIADLSDRRRGMMWTHAWLAASMGVLLWLTWTGRITPLSLLICMPLISIGLSMRMPAIAALIPEMVQTNQIPAAVSLNNVAQNGSRLVGPALAGAIIAGLGVAAVLALNTAIMALIVLLFLFMRYHPEQVDRGAKPEGFLAAIKEGVLFAALTPWKRNVLIRLSTFFACAAAIPALMAVRFDNSETYGIMYGCFGAGSLLGVLVIARLGYRRLNNRLNGALLVSAACIMVYGLVDRPLLAGPLLACIGAGWLFCLNSIMVAAQMQLDPAIRGRGLSFIYTLGTASLAGGGLIWGAVARGTSPAVALIAAGASLLLALAVTYRLNIAATEGAPAATSS